One segment of Argonema galeatum A003/A1 DNA contains the following:
- a CDS encoding SRPBCC family protein, with product MSKHQVFEQSIQINAPATVVEHCIADRDLMHRWLNPVLRCEPVGEWSTDIGSRSRFVIQIPLLQPTLESVVVERSPGLIVWGFEGFFTGRDRWECLPVPQGTRLLNRFEFEIPNELVRWGFNTFAAAWTQEDMKAQLQRLKLVAQEQF from the coding sequence ATGTCAAAACATCAAGTTTTTGAACAATCGATTCAAATCAATGCTCCCGCTACCGTGGTTGAGCATTGTATCGCAGACCGGGACTTAATGCACCGATGGCTCAATCCAGTTCTGCGTTGCGAACCCGTGGGCGAGTGGAGTACGGATATTGGCAGTCGCAGCCGCTTTGTGATTCAGATTCCCCTGTTACAGCCTACCCTGGAAAGCGTTGTGGTGGAGCGTTCACCCGGTCTGATAGTCTGGGGGTTTGAGGGCTTTTTCACAGGACGCGATCGCTGGGAATGCCTACCTGTGCCACAAGGTACTCGCCTGCTAAACCGTTTTGAGTTCGAGATTCCCAACGAATTAGTTCGCTGGGGCTTCAATACCTTTGCCGCTGCTTGGACTCAGGAGGATATGAAAGCGCAACTGCAACGCCTCAAACTGGTGGCTCAAGAGCAATTTTAG
- a CDS encoding SirB1 family protein — translation MDFPLARQYFYQEIHQPEKQINLAKAALHIAQEEYPELDPAEHLQVLDTIAAEVQERLPSQRYPLRIVQTINQYLYEDLGFAGNTVDYYDPRNSFLNEVIERRTGIPISLSLVYLEIAQRLDFPMVGIGMPGHFLIRPDFEEVGIYVDAFNRGEILFEQDCQERLSQIYQQPVELKPSLIEPVSNRRFLARMLMNLKLIYLNRNELPKALAVIERLLLLFPGVSAEVRDRGLLCYQLGEWVSACQDLETYLVQVPNAEDADAIRLLVERMRPDL, via the coding sequence ATGGACTTTCCCCTGGCGCGGCAATATTTCTATCAGGAAATTCATCAGCCAGAGAAACAAATCAATCTGGCAAAGGCGGCTCTACATATTGCACAGGAAGAATATCCAGAGCTAGATCCGGCTGAACATCTTCAGGTTCTTGATACGATCGCAGCAGAAGTACAAGAGCGTCTACCGTCCCAACGGTATCCCCTGCGGATTGTTCAGACTATCAACCAGTACCTTTACGAGGATTTAGGTTTTGCTGGCAATACAGTTGACTACTACGATCCCCGCAATAGCTTTTTGAATGAAGTAATTGAGCGGCGAACCGGCATTCCGATCTCGCTTTCACTGGTATACTTGGAAATTGCCCAGCGACTAGATTTCCCGATGGTTGGGATTGGAATGCCGGGACATTTCCTGATTCGCCCGGACTTTGAAGAGGTGGGCATCTACGTCGATGCCTTCAACCGGGGCGAGATTCTCTTCGAGCAAGATTGTCAGGAACGACTATCTCAAATTTATCAGCAGCCGGTAGAGTTGAAACCATCGCTGATAGAGCCGGTGAGTAACCGACGCTTTTTAGCCCGGATGCTGATGAATCTCAAATTAATTTATTTAAACCGGAATGAGTTGCCCAAAGCTCTGGCGGTGATTGAGCGTCTTTTGCTGTTGTTTCCAGGTGTATCGGCGGAAGTGCGCGATCGCGGTCTTCTATGCTATCAGCTGGGGGAATGGGTGTCAGCTTGTCAAGACCTGGAGACTTATCTAGTCCAAGTTCCTAATGCTGAAGATGCTGATGCCATACGCCTATTGGTGGAGCGGATGCGCCCGGATCTCTAG
- a CDS encoding mechanosensitive ion channel — protein MNGIWQGMAQSAVGVGVWMRSAEILAQSRPVPRGAPPRPDGLTDGVTGFLAGVGLSDLVRFIPNIIGAIAILVIGWLLAVVAAAATRGLLNRTNIDNKLAAWITGRQDGESPPIEKWLSSAVFWIIFLFTLVAFLQALRLTAVSEPLNNLLNQVFAFLPKLAGAAILLGLAWLLATVAKLVVTRGLRVFRLDERLNQQVEGQSQNQFSLSETIGNTLYWFIFLLFLPAILSTLELQGTLQPVQQLLNEILSILPNIFAAIVIGAAGWLIAQVVRRIVTNLLAAGGADQIGARVGVNRATTGQSLSGIIGTVVYVLILIPTAIAALNALQIAAISAPAISMLNQILSAIPKIFTAGLILVVAYVIGKFVADLLTNILTSIGFDNIFNWLGLGVTPAARTRIVVHPASAPVPEDIYSPPQEQATVLQPSPVTTRTPSEIVGIVALVGIMLLAIVPATEVLQFAALTAIVTGIIAVAGRILAGLVVFAIGLYLANLAFSLITSSGGQQARILGHAARIAIIALVSAMALQQMGIASDIVNLAFGLLLGAIAVALALAFGLGSRDIAAEQLQEWLASFKDQKGKPPQF, from the coding sequence ATGAATGGTATTTGGCAAGGTATGGCCCAATCTGCCGTGGGCGTTGGTGTGTGGATGCGATCGGCTGAAATTCTGGCACAGAGCAGACCAGTCCCAAGAGGGGCACCACCGCGCCCAGATGGTCTTACAGACGGTGTAACTGGGTTTTTAGCAGGAGTTGGCCTTAGCGATCTAGTCAGGTTTATTCCGAATATAATCGGCGCGATCGCAATCCTGGTAATCGGCTGGCTCCTGGCGGTCGTAGCAGCCGCAGCAACACGAGGACTGCTAAATCGCACAAACATCGATAACAAGCTCGCAGCCTGGATCACAGGCCGTCAGGACGGAGAATCGCCACCCATAGAGAAATGGTTATCCAGCGCGGTTTTTTGGATTATCTTCCTCTTTACGCTAGTGGCCTTTTTACAGGCACTCCGGCTGACCGCAGTTTCCGAACCGCTCAACAATTTACTCAACCAGGTATTTGCATTCCTGCCGAAGCTAGCGGGGGCAGCAATTCTGTTGGGCCTTGCTTGGTTGCTGGCAACGGTAGCAAAGCTAGTGGTTACGCGGGGACTGCGCGTCTTTCGTTTGGATGAACGTCTCAATCAGCAAGTGGAGGGTCAATCCCAAAACCAGTTCTCTTTGAGCGAAACGATCGGCAATACGCTCTACTGGTTCATCTTTTTGCTGTTTCTGCCAGCTATATTGAGTACCTTAGAGTTGCAGGGGACACTACAGCCCGTGCAGCAGCTGCTCAATGAAATTCTTTCCATTCTGCCGAATATCTTTGCGGCAATCGTGATTGGTGCGGCTGGCTGGCTAATTGCACAAGTGGTGCGCCGGATTGTGACCAATCTGTTGGCGGCTGGTGGCGCCGACCAAATCGGTGCCAGAGTTGGGGTTAATCGAGCCACAACCGGGCAATCGCTTTCCGGGATAATTGGTACGGTTGTCTACGTATTGATCTTAATCCCAACAGCGATCGCAGCCCTCAACGCCTTGCAGATTGCGGCGATTTCGGCTCCGGCAATCTCCATGCTCAACCAGATTCTCAGCGCCATTCCCAAAATTTTCACGGCTGGGTTAATTCTGGTAGTCGCCTACGTCATCGGGAAATTTGTAGCAGATTTGCTCACCAATATCCTGACTAGCATCGGCTTCGACAATATTTTCAACTGGCTGGGTTTGGGAGTAACGCCAGCAGCAAGGACTCGAATCGTCGTCCATCCTGCTAGCGCACCAGTACCAGAAGATATCTATTCTCCACCACAAGAACAAGCAACCGTTCTTCAGCCATCGCCAGTCACTACGCGAACCCCATCAGAAATTGTGGGGATTGTAGCCCTTGTGGGCATTATGCTCTTAGCCATAGTGCCAGCGACCGAAGTGTTGCAATTTGCGGCGCTCACGGCAATTGTTACCGGCATTATTGCGGTAGCTGGCCGAATTTTGGCTGGGTTGGTGGTGTTTGCGATCGGTTTGTATTTGGCTAACCTCGCTTTTAGCTTGATTACCAGTTCTGGGGGTCAGCAGGCTAGGATACTGGGTCATGCGGCGCGAATTGCGATTATTGCTTTAGTCTCTGCAATGGCGCTGCAACAGATGGGTATCGCCAGCGATATCGTCAATTTGGCCTTTGGATTGCTGCTGGGTGCGATCGCAGTTGCTCTAGCCCTCGCCTTTGGTTTGGGCAGTCGCGACATCGCCGCCGAGCAACTCCAAGAATGGCTGGCATCTTTCAAAGATCAAAAGGGTAAACCGCCTCAGTTCTAG
- a CDS encoding DUF1822 family protein, which translates to MSTISNTSNADRLEKVWLALQAAQKLQDDRLTFGLDHVDMYVEDVEGDWLEQWGEDERVNLRQWLENIFVAGWQTVEEILGIEERDLAFVFRTAGIKRAKLIDLGMRLDGRDVALIVTIKPEEEQKIGVLLQVRSISEESYLPENLKLILLSNDGEVLYEVTARSADNVIQMEFDGEPGEEFSVQVALGEMCVREDFVI; encoded by the coding sequence ATGAGTACCATCAGCAATACTTCAAATGCAGACAGGCTGGAAAAAGTATGGCTTGCTCTACAAGCAGCCCAAAAATTGCAGGATGACCGACTAACTTTTGGACTTGACCATGTAGATATGTATGTGGAAGATGTGGAGGGTGATTGGCTGGAACAGTGGGGGGAAGATGAACGGGTAAATTTGAGACAGTGGTTAGAAAATATTTTTGTAGCAGGTTGGCAGACTGTTGAAGAAATTTTGGGTATAGAAGAGCGAGATTTAGCTTTTGTTTTTAGAACTGCTGGTATTAAACGCGCTAAATTAATTGATTTAGGAATGCGGCTGGATGGTCGCGATGTTGCCCTAATTGTGACAATTAAGCCAGAAGAAGAACAAAAAATAGGTGTTCTTCTACAAGTCCGTAGTATTAGTGAGGAAAGTTATTTGCCAGAGAATCTTAAACTAATCCTGCTTTCAAATGATGGGGAAGTTCTCTACGAAGTTACAGCTAGAAGTGCTGATAATGTAATTCAAATGGAGTTTGATGGTGAACCTGGGGAAGAGTTTAGCGTACAGGTGGCTTTAGGCGAGATGTGCGTTAGGGAAGATTTTGTAATTTGA
- a CDS encoding FAD-binding oxidoreductase, protein MTLTEQILSQLPGDILGGLRKADRIWQSLKEDTAPIPMSVKESQQPLGEVDWDVVICGGTLGILIGAALAGMGWRVALIERGILRGREQEWNISRKELEVFLELNLLEESELQQAIATQYNPACISFLGGREHWVRDVLNIGVDPVFLLDALKSKFLKAGGKLFEKIPFQGAVVHPDGVAIDFGLGATRHDDEQSNNPKSLKTRLLIDAMGHFSPIVQQARQGKKPDAVCLVVGSCAQGFPKNDTGDLLVSFTPLKNQCQYFWEAFPARDGRTTYLFTYMDAHPQRPSLEALFEDYLRLLPQYQNVELEQLQFQRALFGFFPSYRQSPLKMPWNRILPVGDSSGAQSPLSFGGFGAMVRHLKRLANGINEALQSDRLTKNALALLQPYQPNLAVTWLFQRAMSVGVNQTIHPDLINQLLSAVFLEMEQLGDDVLKPFLQDVVQFSALSQTLLRTQIAHPRLVVKVIPQVGLTTLLDWTIHYANLGAYAALYQLGKTIQPSVPQYYCRRWIDAWKYGSGGDYSH, encoded by the coding sequence ATGACCCTCACCGAGCAAATTCTTTCCCAACTACCTGGGGATATCCTGGGAGGACTGCGTAAAGCCGATCGCATTTGGCAATCCCTGAAGGAGGACACCGCACCGATACCCATGTCTGTGAAAGAAAGCCAGCAGCCTTTGGGAGAAGTGGATTGGGACGTTGTTATCTGCGGCGGTACATTAGGTATTTTAATCGGTGCTGCCTTAGCTGGGATGGGCTGGCGAGTGGCTTTAATAGAGCGGGGCATTCTGCGCGGCAGAGAACAAGAGTGGAACATCTCCCGCAAAGAATTGGAAGTGTTTTTGGAATTGAATCTACTTGAAGAATCGGAACTCCAGCAGGCGATCGCAACCCAGTATAACCCAGCTTGCATCAGCTTTTTAGGCGGTCGCGAACACTGGGTGCGAGACGTACTCAACATCGGTGTTGACCCAGTTTTTCTGCTGGACGCCCTCAAGTCCAAATTTCTCAAAGCTGGCGGTAAACTGTTTGAAAAGATACCCTTTCAAGGCGCAGTTGTTCATCCCGATGGCGTTGCGATCGATTTTGGATTGGGGGCTACTCGTCACGATGATGAGCAGTCTAACAATCCAAAATCCCTTAAAACTCGGTTATTAATCGACGCAATGGGGCATTTTTCTCCCATTGTCCAGCAAGCAAGACAAGGAAAAAAGCCAGATGCTGTATGCTTGGTTGTAGGAAGTTGCGCCCAAGGCTTTCCGAAAAATGACACAGGCGATTTGTTGGTATCATTTACGCCATTAAAAAATCAATGCCAGTACTTTTGGGAAGCCTTCCCCGCACGAGATGGTAGAACCACCTACTTGTTTACGTATATGGATGCTCACCCGCAGCGCCCCAGTTTAGAAGCACTGTTTGAGGATTACCTCCGCCTCCTACCGCAATATCAAAATGTGGAATTGGAACAATTGCAATTTCAAAGGGCGCTGTTTGGTTTCTTTCCAAGTTATAGGCAAAGTCCCCTAAAGATGCCTTGGAACCGCATTCTGCCAGTGGGAGACTCCAGCGGCGCTCAATCTCCCCTGAGTTTTGGTGGTTTTGGTGCAATGGTGCGTCATTTGAAGCGTTTGGCAAATGGAATTAACGAAGCGTTACAAAGCGATCGACTTACTAAAAATGCTCTGGCGCTACTACAACCTTATCAGCCAAACTTAGCCGTTACCTGGTTGTTTCAACGAGCGATGAGTGTCGGTGTAAATCAAACAATCCATCCAGATCTAATTAATCAGCTTTTGTCTGCGGTATTTCTGGAAATGGAGCAGCTGGGAGACGACGTACTAAAACCCTTTCTTCAAGATGTGGTGCAGTTTTCGGCTCTGTCGCAAACCCTTTTGCGTACACAAATTGCACATCCGAGATTAGTTGTCAAGGTAATTCCGCAAGTTGGGCTGACAACGCTGCTGGATTGGACAATTCATTATGCCAACTTGGGAGCCTACGCTGCTTTGTACCAATTAGGGAAAACAATACAACCATCAGTACCACAATACTATTGTCGCCGATGGATTGATGCTTGGAAGTATGGATCTGGCGGCGATTACTCTCATTGA
- a CDS encoding CHAT domain-containing protein codes for MAKLVVLELGKGDFNQEVEVILEIGEEESRQSIRVKGALPPAPEIPQRYQLWQSAYRSLDVRHRIKVKSAQTTNISIKDIVKDCSNSAESFKDSLSGWYKSDKFSSIREKLFQEIDKSAEVRLIIQTQNNQLRRLPWHIFFERFLDVYRHAEVALSPPEYQRVEKATLGTVRTKVRILAILGNSAGIDIEEDRKLLESLPDAEVVFLVEPQRQQVDELLWDEKGWDIFFFAGHSSSRSDGETGLIYINQTDSLTIPDLKNGLKKALEQGLQLAIFNSCDGLGLANDLASLHIPQIIVMREPVPDRVAQTFLKHFLTAFSRGISLYAAVREARERLQALEDEFPCATWLPAICQNPAVVPISWQDLGRRFIPGFSPYRGLFAFQEEDTSFFFGRESFTAQLVEAVGKHSLIAVIGASGSGKSSVVFAGLIPCLRREGNWRVVSLRPSDRPLYNLASALISRLESGISKTDSIREIRKLATDLQQEKGALRDILGEIEREDSGTRLLLVVDQFEELYTLCQNVEERQRFLDRLLEAVNHTKNFNLVITLRADFVGHALSYRPLADALQYADLKLGPMNRQELQDAIAQPAYQVRVNIEEGLTERILTAVNEAPGNLPLLEFALTQLWEKRRGGILSHAAYDEIGGVEAALARYAQEVYEKLKLEEQQAAKRIFLELTQLGEGTADTRRQVFKQDLVKLAQSEDLIERVIQRLAGAKLIVTSELEQEKIAGEDSRPAAVVDVVHEALIQHWPLLRQWVSENLDALRIQRKIETAAQEWQGKGKPKQAAYLLQGPKLAEAENFIQSYAETVALSSLAQEFVHRSIQQRRKSRSILFGSIGAFVVVVSGAAIIYYQSYWNGTIFAVQTTDFNILYHTLPTKLSYILLHGDVEELRRTLNSNYGFFGLVVTDCKTSEKDCPSQKVLCLTDSKFRWKQRLSVKALSRHPYDLLRNPPPLLTERTYENPFKLDWKATGKTNKGEIIGRVYYVRGVPPSLWEHYLGWWQNSSSAETSLQGHIGSCKWN; via the coding sequence ATGGCAAAGTTAGTTGTTCTAGAGTTAGGGAAGGGTGACTTTAACCAGGAGGTTGAGGTTATTTTGGAGATTGGGGAAGAGGAAAGTCGCCAGTCTATCCGCGTCAAGGGTGCGTTACCGCCAGCACCTGAAATTCCCCAACGATATCAGCTGTGGCAGTCAGCTTATCGTAGTTTAGATGTACGTCACCGTATCAAAGTTAAATCTGCTCAAACTACTAATATTTCTATTAAGGATATTGTTAAAGATTGTTCTAATTCAGCCGAGTCATTTAAAGACAGCTTGAGTGGTTGGTATAAGTCTGATAAGTTTAGTTCGATTCGGGAAAAGTTATTTCAAGAAATTGATAAATCCGCTGAAGTACGGCTGATTATTCAAACTCAGAATAATCAGTTACGGCGACTTCCCTGGCATATTTTCTTTGAGCGTTTTCTGGATGTTTACCGTCATGCCGAAGTTGCTTTAAGTCCGCCTGAGTATCAACGGGTAGAAAAAGCAACGTTAGGAACGGTAAGAACTAAGGTTAGAATTTTGGCGATTTTGGGTAATAGTGCGGGAATTGATATTGAGGAAGACCGCAAATTATTGGAAAGTTTACCCGATGCGGAAGTGGTGTTTTTGGTGGAACCGCAACGCCAACAAGTTGATGAGTTATTGTGGGATGAAAAGGGCTGGGATATTTTCTTTTTTGCGGGACATAGTTCCAGTCGAAGCGATGGGGAAACTGGACTGATTTATATAAATCAAACGGATAGCTTAACGATTCCCGATTTAAAGAATGGGTTGAAAAAAGCGCTCGAACAAGGTTTGCAATTAGCGATTTTCAATTCTTGCGATGGGTTAGGATTGGCAAATGACTTGGCTTCTTTGCATATTCCGCAGATAATTGTAATGCGAGAACCTGTGCCGGATAGGGTAGCACAGACTTTTTTGAAGCATTTTTTGACGGCATTTTCTAGAGGGATTTCTTTATATGCAGCTGTGCGAGAAGCGCGGGAAAGGTTGCAAGCATTAGAGGATGAATTTCCCTGTGCGACTTGGTTGCCTGCAATCTGTCAAAATCCTGCTGTCGTGCCAATTTCTTGGCAAGATTTGGGACGCAGGTTTATACCGGGATTTTCTCCTTATCGGGGTTTGTTTGCTTTTCAGGAAGAGGATACATCGTTTTTCTTTGGGCGAGAAAGTTTCACCGCACAACTGGTGGAAGCGGTGGGAAAACATTCTTTGATAGCGGTGATTGGTGCTTCTGGAAGTGGTAAGTCGTCGGTGGTTTTTGCAGGGTTAATTCCCTGTTTGCGGCGAGAAGGAAATTGGCGAGTGGTGTCTTTACGTCCTAGTGATAGACCTCTTTATAATTTGGCATCAGCGCTGATTTCCCGGTTAGAGTCTGGGATAAGTAAAACTGACAGCATTCGGGAAATTAGAAAACTGGCGACTGATTTGCAACAGGAAAAAGGGGCGCTGCGGGATATTTTAGGTGAGATAGAGAGGGAAGATTCGGGTACGCGATTGTTGTTAGTAGTGGATCAGTTTGAGGAATTATATACTCTCTGTCAAAATGTCGAGGAACGTCAGCGTTTTTTAGATAGATTGCTAGAAGCAGTTAATCACACAAAGAATTTTAATTTGGTGATTACTCTACGGGCTGATTTTGTGGGTCATGCCCTATCTTATCGTCCATTGGCTGATGCTTTGCAGTATGCTGATTTGAAACTTGGGCCAATGAATCGGCAGGAATTGCAAGATGCGATCGCTCAACCAGCTTATCAAGTAAGAGTAAATATTGAGGAGGGTTTGACGGAACGAATTCTGACGGCGGTAAATGAAGCACCGGGAAATTTACCATTATTAGAATTTGCCTTAACTCAGTTGTGGGAAAAACGGCGGGGTGGGATTTTATCTCACGCAGCTTACGATGAAATTGGCGGAGTAGAAGCTGCTTTAGCCCGTTACGCGCAGGAAGTTTATGAAAAACTGAAACTAGAGGAACAGCAGGCAGCGAAACGAATTTTTTTGGAACTGACGCAGTTAGGCGAGGGAACGGCGGATACGCGGCGGCAGGTTTTTAAGCAAGATTTAGTGAAATTAGCACAATCTGAGGATTTAATTGAGCGGGTGATTCAGCGATTAGCTGGTGCTAAGTTAATCGTGACGAGTGAGTTAGAACAAGAGAAGATAGCGGGTGAAGACTCCCGTCCGGCGGCGGTGGTGGATGTTGTCCATGAGGCGCTGATCCAGCATTGGCCTTTGTTGCGTCAGTGGGTGAGCGAAAACCTCGATGCGCTGCGAATTCAGCGGAAAATAGAGACGGCGGCGCAAGAGTGGCAAGGGAAAGGGAAACCGAAACAGGCAGCTTATTTGTTGCAAGGGCCAAAGTTGGCGGAGGCAGAGAATTTTATTCAAAGTTATGCTGAAACGGTGGCGCTGTCGAGTTTGGCGCAAGAGTTTGTTCACAGGAGTATTCAACAGAGGCGAAAAAGCAGGTCGATTCTGTTTGGTTCTATTGGTGCTTTTGTGGTGGTGGTGAGTGGGGCTGCGATCATTTATTACCAGTCTTATTGGAACGGCACTATCTTCGCAGTTCAAACAACTGACTTCAACATACTTTATCACACTTTGCCCACCAAATTATCTTATATATTGCTACATGGAGATGTGGAAGAGTTACGGCGTACATTGAATAGTAACTACGGCTTTTTTGGCCTAGTTGTTACAGATTGTAAGACATCTGAAAAAGATTGCCCTAGTCAAAAAGTTCTATGTTTGACTGATTCAAAGTTCAGGTGGAAACAACGGCTTAGTGTTAAGGCTCTATCTCGACATCCTTATGATCTCTTAAGGAATCCGCCACCATTATTAACCGAGAGAACTTACGAAAATCCCTTTAAACTAGACTGGAAAGCTACAGGTAAAACTAACAAAGGTGAAATTATCGGGCGAGTTTACTATGTTCGAGGAGTGCCGCCCAGTTTGTGGGAACACTATTTAGGCTGGTGGCAGAACTCATCCAGCGCAGAAACGTCCCTACAAGGGCATATAGGAAGTTGCAAGTGGAACTGA
- a CDS encoding sensor histidine kinase has product MDLKAHQFISYFETEQADQLCRLAIVENFHAQKIIFEEGEIPDFLYLILSGQVEFRKFTAGEKYQTFALAKHNEFFGEFGVLDGQPRSAQAIVCGEATLAKIPRDSLMEILNNTKGSVVLKLLGYIVQQLRSTTSQYVNQMIHQEKMALVGEMVNTIIHDFRSPVTGIHLASVMLKEQHPDEETVEWCDIIQAQVKRMLGMAEEALEFAGGNAVVNKQPLNLTLFLQHFEKLNRLYFKNTKVEFAFKATDVVANVDENKLMRVLQNLVGNAVEAFNGRGGRIEISAWAKDKWAELTISDNGPGIPEAIRERLFDPFVTYGKRGGTGLGTSIAKSIIEAHSGQISFQSNSGEGTTFYIRLPRINE; this is encoded by the coding sequence ATGGATCTGAAAGCACATCAGTTTATTTCCTATTTTGAAACGGAGCAAGCAGACCAACTCTGTAGGCTGGCTATTGTAGAGAATTTTCATGCTCAAAAAATAATTTTTGAAGAAGGCGAAATACCAGATTTTTTGTATCTAATTTTATCAGGTCAAGTAGAATTTAGAAAATTTACTGCTGGCGAAAAATATCAAACTTTTGCCTTAGCTAAACATAATGAGTTTTTTGGGGAATTTGGGGTATTGGATGGACAACCCCGTAGCGCCCAAGCGATTGTCTGCGGTGAAGCAACTTTGGCAAAAATTCCCCGCGACAGCCTGATGGAAATTTTAAATAACACAAAAGGTAGCGTGGTTCTCAAACTGCTTGGTTACATTGTCCAGCAGTTGCGCTCCACAACATCGCAATATGTCAATCAGATGATTCACCAAGAAAAAATGGCTTTAGTGGGAGAGATGGTCAACACGATTATTCACGATTTCAGAAGTCCTGTTACCGGCATCCATTTAGCTAGTGTAATGCTCAAAGAGCAGCATCCAGATGAAGAAACAGTTGAATGGTGCGATATAATTCAAGCCCAAGTTAAGCGAATGTTGGGTATGGCAGAAGAAGCATTAGAATTTGCTGGCGGTAATGCGGTAGTGAATAAACAACCTCTCAACCTAACTTTGTTTTTGCAACATTTTGAAAAGCTGAATCGTCTTTATTTTAAAAATACTAAAGTAGAGTTTGCGTTTAAAGCGACAGATGTAGTCGCGAACGTTGATGAAAACAAACTAATGCGTGTTTTGCAAAACTTAGTGGGTAACGCAGTCGAAGCTTTTAACGGTCGAGGCGGACGGATCGAGATATCGGCTTGGGCGAAAGATAAATGGGCAGAACTTACAATTTCCGACAACGGTCCAGGCATTCCAGAAGCGATTCGGGAGCGTTTGTTCGATCCATTTGTGACTTATGGAAAACGTGGAGGTACGGGATTGGGAACTTCGATCGCCAAATCAATTATCGAAGCTCATAGCGGACAAATTTCTTTTCAGTCAAACTCCGGTGAAGGCACTACTTTTTACATCCGTTTACCCCGGATTAATGAATAA
- a CDS encoding actin-binding WH2 domain-containing protein, with protein MLGSMDLAAITLIDDFSNIAFEDNMIERQSPQIKYFAVLISLLRDRQIFLEEIRQGTRLQSKIFSMLVCTSIFLAIYGGIMGIYHSWMQALASAVKLPALYLITLLICLPTLYFANIIFGSKRTLGQHLALVLTAVSLTSVLLFSFGPIALFFLISTNNYQFLILLNVVIFGVTGFIGVSSLYKAANFVLEQDNEGSQTRRKILQLWLFLYAFVGCQLGWTLRPFFGTPDSPFSLFREREGNFYVSIIQSLAYILGFR; from the coding sequence ATGCTTGGAAGTATGGATCTGGCGGCGATTACTCTCATTGATGATTTTAGTAATATTGCTTTTGAGGATAACATGATTGAACGGCAATCCCCCCAAATTAAATACTTTGCAGTGCTGATTAGTTTACTGCGCGATCGCCAAATATTTCTAGAAGAAATTCGCCAAGGCACGCGATTGCAAAGTAAAATATTTTCTATGCTTGTTTGCACTTCGATATTTCTTGCCATCTATGGCGGCATCATGGGTATATATCATAGCTGGATGCAAGCTTTGGCTTCGGCAGTTAAACTTCCAGCCCTCTATTTAATCACACTGCTCATTTGTCTGCCGACATTGTATTTTGCTAATATTATTTTTGGCTCTAAGCGCACTTTGGGTCAGCATTTGGCCTTGGTGCTGACGGCGGTGTCATTAACTAGCGTGCTTTTGTTCAGTTTCGGGCCGATCGCACTGTTTTTCTTGATTAGCACCAACAATTACCAATTTCTAATATTGTTGAATGTTGTTATCTTCGGCGTGACTGGATTTATAGGAGTTTCTTCCTTATATAAAGCCGCTAATTTTGTCTTAGAACAAGACAATGAAGGCAGCCAAACTAGGCGAAAAATTTTACAATTGTGGTTATTTCTTTATGCTTTTGTAGGCTGTCAGTTGGGATGGACTCTCAGACCTTTTTTCGGAACGCCTGATTCTCCTTTCTCTCTGTTCCGAGAAAGAGAAGGCAATTTTTATGTAAGCATAATTCAATCTCTTGCGTACATTTTAGGCTTTCGTTAA
- a CDS encoding actin-binding WH2 domain-containing protein, with protein sequence MEKKFQGKNHFAVLINLLRDRQTFLEEIRQGVRLQSKIIALLVCSSLFFAIYGAIIGLYHSVPQSLSAAIKLPCLYLLTLLICLPTLYIFNIFFGSRRSLTQHFIIVLTAASVISALLLGFAPVTLFFLITTDNYQFFKLLNVAIFILTGVIGVNFLYQGIQLISEEDTEGQGTRTKILQFWLVLYGFVGSQLGWVIRPIFGNTQQPFVLFREMQGNIYLDIANAISEVLGFR encoded by the coding sequence ATGGAAAAGAAATTTCAGGGAAAAAACCACTTTGCGGTACTGATTAATTTACTGCGCGATCGCCAGACTTTTCTAGAAGAAATTCGTCAAGGAGTCAGACTTCAAAGTAAAATAATCGCCCTACTCGTTTGCAGTTCTCTATTTTTCGCTATCTATGGCGCAATTATCGGTTTATACCATAGCGTACCTCAGTCATTGTCGGCAGCAATTAAACTCCCGTGCCTCTACTTACTCACTCTTTTGATTTGTTTGCCAACATTATACATTTTTAACATTTTCTTTGGTTCCCGTCGCAGCCTTACACAACATTTTATCATTGTTCTTACCGCTGCCTCTGTAATTAGCGCCCTCCTATTGGGATTTGCACCAGTCACCCTGTTTTTTCTGATCACCACTGACAATTACCAATTTTTTAAATTGTTAAATGTGGCAATTTTTATTCTTACAGGAGTGATTGGTGTTAACTTCCTTTATCAAGGAATTCAGTTAATTTCTGAAGAAGATACCGAAGGACAAGGAACTCGCACAAAGATATTGCAATTTTGGTTAGTGTTGTACGGCTTTGTCGGCAGTCAACTGGGATGGGTAATCAGACCGATTTTCGGCAATACCCAGCAGCCGTTTGTATTGTTTCGGGAGATGCAAGGCAACATTTATCTTGACATTGCAAATGCAATTTCTGAAGTGCTTGGGTTTCGGTAA